ATCTTATGCGCTAGCAGTCTGGGTGCAATGGACGGGCTAGGGAGAAGAAGCAGCAAGTCAGACCAGGCAGGAAGTCTCAGGAAAAGCAAACACGGCGACTTTTCATGCAAAGAAAAGGGCAGTTACCATGTTCACAGACACACAAatcgggggttggactaggtgacctcctgaggtcccttccaaccctgatatcctaggaTTCTATGACCGCATCACAGCAACACTCCCCTTGGCACAATGCTGGGATTATACACCCAAGAAGTAAGGAAGAGATTAATGCAGGCCAGGAAGCCAGAAGTGTCCCGCAAGTGCTGATTACTGCTGCTCTAGGAGCTGTCCCCTGCAAtggaaaagggggggagggagagagggagcggTGTATTCTTTGCAGAAGCATCACACCAACTGGGTCACTCAGCATTTAGCAGAAGTGCTCCACTTTGCTGTTCATCACGGCTGGCCCTTTGGCTCAAAGTCTCCCACAGCAGGAATGTTCATTAGACAACAAGTTTAAGTTCTACAGACAGAAATTGTGAGCATCTGCTCAACAGAAATGCTAGCTCAGGGACCTTTATCAGCCCTTGTactcagggccgtccctagctattctggggccctacacagcctctgccggggggagggggcgggggggagagtgGGAGGGCTGTGGGCCCAGCCAcactgcagagctcaggggagtaggggcggggcggggcagagcaggggccctggtgaagagccagagcaggggctggagcagcacgcagctgcgcagggcaccaggaaatttggtacccccaatttcctggtgccctacgcagctgaaTCCTTTTTAtaggtaaggacggccctgctttCACTTTATCAGTGCGTACGCTTTGCTGCGTATTGGAGACAATCCCatgagctgcaggggtggggaaagcCCGGGTGGAGACCTCACCTCCCAGAGAACAGCAGCTAAAGCCACACCAATAGCTACGGACGCTCAGGTCTTCTCTGAAACACAGCCCAGAAGAATTCAGCATCCCACTCATGGCACAGGGATGGGATCTGACCACCTCTGAGACCGTGAGGGGGAGAAGGTGCAGGCTCGTACTAAACGAAAAGTCCTTTCCTCTAGATCTGCCATGTTACCACAATGTCGCAATAAACTGGCCACTCTTTATCTACCCACTTCTTGCACAGGCATCTCCAGGAGTCACAGAAATTAGCCACTCCCTGCCATTCCTCCTAAGGTTTTACAAAACTGCAATTTACAGATTATCCTTTCCCCTCTGAGATCAGAAAAGCTCAGAGCCAGATGCACAGTGCAGAGAGAATACAAAGAGCCTTTCTGTCCAGCTTACCCTTCCGGGTCTGCATTCACCTGGTCACAGAACCGCTGGATACATTCCCAGTTTTCTTCAGAGATGCTTGGGTCCGTGGCTTTATCTTACAGGGAACAGAACAAAAGATTATCTCAGTGTGAGATGAATACAAGTGACTGACTGATGAGACAGTTCAAAATACATTCTTCCCCACTGCAATTCCTCCAGGCTCCATACTCACTCCCACtggaccagctgctccaggacTGTTATCAAACAGGCAGAACTGCTGGTTAATACAGGGCTGGACTCACAGCATCACTGGGACTAACACATACAAGTCTCAGACAATCATTAACTATGAGGCAGATGTTAAAGTTGTGATATTACCCTTTGCAGAAAGTAGTGGGGGCTATTAAACCCCCAGAGGTGTTGGACAGGCTTCTGCCCCCTACCTAGGCCTATCTATGGACAGTTACATTACATTCAGCTATGTGCCCTCAGGGCAGTCTAGGCACCTTCCAAGCTCATCCAGACTGTTCTCCTTTCTCTCGCTGCCTGATTTCCTTCTGGCATGAGTGGGTGCCACCCCAGAGATGTCAACCAGGTCGCACCTACTTAAACCAGTGATTAATTTGGCCCCCATCGTTTAGGGGAATGTGACAGCAGCTGGATTCCAGCAGTACCACATTTCTGGGAGATGAAGTTTGCTTTAATTAAAGTTCcaaaatcatagaagatcaggtcatctagtcccaccccctgctcaaagcagggccaatccccaattttttccccagatccctaaatggcaccctcaaggattgacttcacaaccctgggtttagcaagccaatgctcaaaccactgagctatctctccccttCAGTGCAACAGATGTGAACCAAAGACAGAGGATAGATCCCTACGCTGAGGAACATTCCCTGGCTAATCATGATGCCATCCTTTGCATTTGGCCCAGAAAAGTCGGATTGTATACTCAACTCAATGGCCCTTCTCTGTCTGTAATGCAGCAACTTTTGAAAACCACATCTGATGTAttaaaacatttcagagaatACTCAAAGTATCAATGGTCAGAACCCTATAAATTCTGGTGAAAATATGAAAGCAAGAAAAGCCTGATTTCCACTAATCAAACTGTTTTGATTTCGTCTGGATCCGGGCGTGAAGCAGTGACCTCAGAGTTAGGTTTAGGGCTAGGGAACCAGACTCCTCGGCCTGCAGCAAAACACAGGTATTCTATGAGCCTGATTCTAGTGGACAGCAGGCTGCTGAAAGCCTCTTGCATCCCTCCACCAGGCATAGGGTGACCagtcagcaagtgtgaaaaatcgggacgggggtaggggtaataggaacctatataagaaaaagacccaaaaattgggactgtccctataaaatcaggacatctggtcaccctaaccaggCAGCCCCCTCCGGCGAGCCCTTTCCCCCCACTCCGGTCTGACCGCCCCCTGGGGCCAAAACAGGCATACAGCTCAGCCTACATAAACAACCAGGTGTGAGACCTTTTCATTTGTTACGTCTCCTCACAATTGTTTCCAGTGCAGACTGTTCACAGCTACACTTTGCAGGGCTCATGGGTGACTCAGATTTACAATAACTGTGGGGTTGCCTCAGGTTTCCGGGGGATGTATGTGAAAACGAAACAGCTTAAGATGATCAAGCAAACACATGTTGCCCCTTCATTACAGCCCCAGTCCCAGGGAGCCAGGTATTTGCAGAATGGCCATTGTCGCTAAATGCCTTAGCACAAGGCTGCATTTTACAACCTGACACTTAGTGAGACAGGCAATACATGCCGAATACCACAGCCTTTGGATAACACCACTGTGACTACACTTTGTTCAGGAATTGCTTGAACAAAACTTATACCCATAGGTCTCGCTCTAGCAGTAGTTTAAAATGCTGGCCTTGCACCTCCAAGGTCTGTGATAGGTGTTACAGGAAAacttagacagctttgaaaactAGCCCCACAAACAactaaatggaattttaaaatcaaatattcaGGTAGCTGCTGTTTGACGGTCCGCTGTGTCGTGGGCTGTGCAGCAGTTTCCACCTCATTCTAAGCTATTCAAAAAGCCCAAAATTGATACATCATTAGCTCACTAtttctcccccttctctcccctgtcCTAGTATTTAATTCCTGGCCCTAGGGTGGAAAGTCTGAGAACTCCTTTCCCATTACTGAGCTGTTCCCCTGTCACCAAGATGAGGTGCTACTTCCTCATTCTGCTCTGGGCAGCCTGCTCAGATGGTCTTTGCCTGAGCAGTTACTTGTTTGGAAATGGTGACCCTTCCAGGGAGCACTGCACTCAGCGCCTAGCTGAGAGCTAGGCTACACGGCCGTGCTGCCtcggcgcagctgcaccagtgtgAGATGacagaggtggaagctatgtcagcggAGCGTGTCTCCCAGTAACATAGTGCCAATCTGGGCGGCACTTAGGTCGCTGTaacttgtgttgctcagggggtgtctttttcccacccctgcgcgatgtaagttacatcgacgtaagcggtaatgtagacaagcccgagACTGTGCCCGCTCTCCCAGACCGACACAAAAGAGAGAATGCTGCTTTTTGTCTCCTGCTAGGGGGTTGAGCAAAGGGGGTGCGAACTAGGCTAACTTTATCCCACCATAACGCCAGGGAAGCCAGAGGGGTTTACCCAGGAGGGACCGTCAGGGCCTGCTCCTCAGGAGGCggctctgcccagccccttcTCGGTGAGACATACTTGGAGCTCTACCCGCTGCAGGGCAGCGACTGTGAACCCCCTTTGCCAAGCCCGTTTTACCCAGGCCTCCCTGTCTCCTGCTCCGGgcctgcagcaagggacttaggGGGCAATGGAAAACCAGGCAAGCAACCAATTCCGtacagaacctgcacccctgggACATCCATTGTCCATCTGTCCGACCTGCCCACTCCCCAGGGCACCCAGTCCGTCTGTCCGACCCGCCCCGCGGGGCACCCAGGCCGTCTGTCCGACCCGCCCCGCCCCGAACCCCGGGGCACCCAGGCCGTCTGTCCGACCCGCCCCGCCCCGAACCCCGGGGCACCCAGGCCGTCTGTCCGACCCGCCCCGCCCCGAACCCCGGGGCACCCAGGCCGTCTGTCCGACCCGCCCCGCCCCGAACCCCGGGGCACCCAGGCCGTCTGTCCgacccgccccgccccgcaccccGGGGCACCCAGGCCGTCTGTCCgacccgccccgccccgcaccccGGGTCACCCAGGCCGTCTGTccgacccgccccccccccttcgGGTCACCCAGGCCGTCTGTCCGACCCGCCCCCCCCCTTCGGGTCACCCAGGCCGTCTGTccgacccgccccccccccttcgGGTCACCCAGGCCGTCTGTCcgacccgccccctccccgcggGGCCCCCAGGCCGTCTGTccgaccccccccctccccgcgggGCCCGGCCCGCTACTCACGGAGCCAGAGCTCCAGCGCCCCCAGCGCCGCCCCAGCCATGGAGACtcgcccggccccggccccggccccggcagCCGACGCAGCCGCCGCGCAGGGAGGCGGCGCCCGACGGGcccggccccctgccccgcccagaGCCGCGGGGTCCGCGCCCCAcctgcagccgcctctggggcggggcacGCTGCGGGGGCAAGGACGCGGCCGGCGGGaggccccaggccctgctgcggGGCAGAGACTGGCACCTGCCCGCGGCAATGCGGGCGCCCCCGCACGCCCAGCCCCGCAGAGCCCCCGCTAGCGACCTGCCAGCGGCGCCGCGTACACACTGGAGGAGCCTCCGTCGGCCGCGGGCTTTGGCCGACAGGGGCAGTCCGTGAAGTACAGCCCCCCACGGCAGGGCTCGACCTCGGTCCACGGGCCCGCTCCTGGCCGGCCTGGGCTGGGAGCCGCGGGCTCCGTAAGGAAGGCTCCAGCCGCACCTCAGCTCAGGTCTGCGCTTCAGTCACCCCCGCATCACAGCAGGGAGGGCACAAGGAAATttgcaacacccccccccccaatgattCGCAAACCACAACATCTGTCAGTGACAGCACACACAGCaggcctcccccagcccagagccccaccctTTGAACATGGAACATTCCCAACCCGCTCGACTCCATGAGCCCCCTTTCCTGACGGACTAAAAGTGCACTTCTCCCAAGGCTTAACCCTGAACATACAGCTCAGATCTCAGCATATTTTTGGAACACGTTTGAGTGGCcatccctgctctgaggagcaaGTATTAAATCTGTGAGATACACTCAACTTAGTTCCAGGCTTTTCAAAGTAACTACAttcaacttaaaaagaaaaggaggacttgtggcaccttagacactgacaaatttattagagcataagcattcgtgagctacagctcacaaagttgcatccgatgaagtgagctgtagctcatgaaagctcatgctctaataaattggttagtctctaaggtgccacaagtactccttttctttttacggatacagactaacacggctgctactctgaaacctatattcaATTTGTCGCACTTACACTTGTGTTGACTTCAGAACAAAATGGGGCCCATCATTATTTATCCACAAGGAGTAGACTCGCATATGTTTAAAATGCAACATTTGGCCATCGAGGGGGAGCACACAGTAACTTAATGTTCCCAATGTACAGTTCTTGAAAGACCTGGACACTTCCCCACCTTAAATGCACTGAAAGACACTGCTGAAAGAAGGCCACAGTAAAACAGTTACAGATTTTTATGATAGGAAAGAGTTACACACTCACGTCACATTTAGACACAGCTGTACAAATGTACATGTTTTCTCTGCTGCgttaatggggtgggggtgggggtggggtgtgggaaggcAGGTAGGATGACCTGCAAGGAAAGGATCCAGCATCCCCAATTTCATGTCAGAATGAAAGTGCTTTTATCCAAAAAAGGGGCTTTAAAAACCAAATTGCTAACTGGACATGACAATGTGCACTGTAATACTCTAGCACAGAAACTGCTGTTTGTTATCTTTTCCTGGGTCCagttcaaaaacaaaaatatcagggacttttttaaaaagtagaattaAGTATTCATGAAAAATGTGGGTTACAGTGCTGGAAAGAAAAGCCCTTGCGTCACCCACAGAACAGAGACAGTGAAAAGTGTACACTTCTCTCACACAACAGTCCCCACCAACATGCATCAAGCCAGACCTGGAAGGACACTTTGTATGGCTGAGGGGATCAAATCTACATTGCCCATTTACATGTGACCTCTCTGCTCAGATTGCCAACTGGGGGCTAATTAGCATCAGTTGTGATGGTTTCTGGATCATCTGGACACAGCTTCAAAAAGAGATCACCATGCTGTGGCTTATGGGAAATCAAACAGCCATCAGAAGTAACCACTTTCAGTCACTGCCGAGCTAGGCTGGACTTGAACATACAGTTAAGATGAAGGACTCCATATCCCAATCTGAATGTCAGCCTGGTCCCACAAGACGAAGACAATGAAGCAGATCTGAATCAGAATTCAGTTGCACCCCTTATATGAACTAGGTTATGCCTCATGAAGACACACAGATCTTCAAGTGTGCTGATGGCACTCTCACAAATTCAGCATGGTATAAGGCCCAGTTCCTGTGAAATACTGTGACCACAGAATTTAGGCTGCAGTACTGAAGAACACATAGGGCTCGGAAGGGGAGTGCTGTCTGCTGGAGCCATTCCTTCTAGGAAGCTTCTTGCTAGTTGGAAAGCACCTTCTTTATCCGTTCACACACTTCTCTAGGTCCCAAGGAAACCATCATCTCAGCCACGCTTGGTCCGtgctgaaaacacacacaaaagacacTGCACAAGTGAAAGCAAACACTCTGTTGTTCTACTCACATTCCCACACTGCGCTCATCACAACACTATCAGAACTTGGAGTTTTTTATGTTTTTCCCTTGGTAACATCCAGTGGGTACAAGTCTGTATCACTCTATACTGGAGATGACTGAATGATGAGTTGTTAGTCACCTGCGATTAAAATATCCTGAAATTTCTAATACAAGACTCTGGTTGTCATCTTGGAAGAAAAGTCCCCAACATCAGGCCAACTTCTCTGCTGGGGTAGCGCCATCAAATTCAGAGGAGTTATGCCATGAGAGAACTCGCCCTGCTTTTTAACCATCATTTTGGACCAAACGAGGAATTTATTATTGGTTACATTATGAACCATGACACACCCAAAAGCTGACAATGCCCCTTACGAACAAGCCAGCTGCCTTTCCAACCACAGGTTTGCAGCTCTGGGGAGATGGCTTGGTACTTCTTGCCTCTCTTAGCATCCCTCTCTGCCAAGGAGCTTTTTCACATTAGCACATTCACTTATTACAGAAACTGAGGAAAACACACACAAGATTTAGCACCCAAAAGCCTGTCTTGTGACCAGAGAGCAGGCTGTTATTACTGGATGGGAAGGTCTCAACTTCAAATGGCTTTTACCTGCTGTCCACTGAGGGCCAAGCGGAGGAGTTTCATCATGCTGCTGTATTTGGTCCCTCTCGTCTGCTCCTGCAGGCCTCTCAGGTCTTCATTCAACCCTTCTGTAGTCAGGGCAGCAGTCTGCCCTTCCATCAGCCTTTGGGAGAGAAGAAGCCCTCTCAGTCCAGTGACACGTGGAAGTGAGGAATTCCCGCTGACAGTAGGAGCTGCCACAAATGACCCTTTTGCACACAAGCAAACTATTGCTTTTAGGAAGCTAAGCACTACCTCAGCAGCACCAGGAAAACAGTTAGCTCAGATAGGCAAGGGATTATAAAATGATGCCAGAGATCTGGAAAACCACATGCCTGATCAGAGATTTTTTACACGGACATGATCTCTCGAGGAGTTAGGGACAGGACCTGTTACTAATGTTCCCCCAACTATAAGAGCAGGCCCAGTGTGCTCTGCATGTTAGCTGGATGTTTCTCCTGACATTTGCATTGCCATCGTTAAGGTTCAGTTACTATCCCACTACAATGAACAGGCAGCTTGCACCTCTCAGAGGTCCTGTTTCCAGCTGTCTGTCAAGGGTCtgcagacatcactgcatcagttacGGTCAAAATCACTGCATCAGTTATGgtcctgctactctgaaaccggtcaaAATTTAGCTTTCAGCACAACTGCTAGTCTCGGCTCAGAAGAGGCCCTTGGTCCAGAGTAGCAGGGTTTGCTGAAGGTTGGAACTGAGTTCTGGGGAATCTAGGATCCGAATTGCAGATGACTGTGCAGGTCCATATTATGATGGCTTAGCAGAGCTGGGAGAAGGAGATTTAGGAGTGGAAGAGAGGGTGGTACAGGTCAGGGCTGaaatgcactggcagagctgtgtgaaggCCAGAGGCATAAAGTAAAGGAGATAGTGCACAGCAGAAGCAGTATGGCCTGTCCTCCATCGCAGCACTATTTCTGAACAGAGGACTGTGGCGCATTAGGCGGAAATGCAGACATGGAAACAGCAGAGGTCCCCTCCAGGAACTCCAGAGGTGACAATTATTCAGATTAGCTGAGAATTCATGTAGAAGTTTACAGTTTATCACACTGGTCTCTTGCATTCTGCAGGCCACAAGATCCCAGATTAATTCCAGACAAACACCCTGGTCATTTTGTTAATAATCAGAATTGTTTTGAACATCCTCCTGCACGTGAAAGTTTGAGCCAAACCTTCCTGGATTCTTGAAAGTTAGAGACTACAGTTGGTGAATTGCACCACAGGTAATTGCAACACGCTTTGATACACCCCACTGTGAAACTGGAGTAAATCagagtgcactagggaacttttagagCGCAgaagcagggtccacatggacagctaGTGTGCACAGGCTACTGTGAGGTAGacttacaccccagcttgctgtgcgCTAACTGTTCATATACATAAACCCTCCATAGAAGACaagagatggacagacagacagactgctgCAGGGGGACGAGTAAACAATGAGACCCTACCAGTCAGCATGAGAGGCAGTGATCTCTGAACACCAGCTGCCTAACAGGGTTTGTTGGCATCTCggcagaggagagttttaaggagacTGGAAAGTGGCAtggaggtagctttgtggatgtttacagagaGTGCCCCCCATGCAcctggggcagcatgggagaaagcacaaaggtgcttgtttgaaaatgtaacaagtgggtgatAGAGGCTGGTTTCATGGGCTGACTGGAGGTGAGCATCGAGTGCAGCCGAGAGAGGATAGGGAGGGTGAGGACTGAATGTGAATGCGTTTAGCCTCTTGATGCACACTAACTATAGCATGTTTTCAAGAGTTTGTGTCTGATGCCAGCGCAGACTGAGCAGCAAGACCAGCTGGAGGGGGCAGGCGGGAGAGAAGAGAGCAGGGAAGAGACACTTACCCTATGACTAGCTTTCCTATCTCATCTACTTCTGCTGAAATGGTTTGCAGCTGCTCTCGGGACACTGAGGGCCTGACCCATAAGTAAGAATACTCAGGCGCCACCAAGTTCTTCAGGCGGCTTATGTGACCCTGCGGGATGGAAAGAAGGTCTGTCAAGATCGGGCAGCTCAGGGAGAGAAAAGATGAAGTCTATTTCCAGCTAGATGTCAGGGTGACAAAGGGGTCATTCACCACTGTTCTGCACTCTCACCAGTTCAGAGGGCGGAATGCTGACACTTGGCTTgtgtagcattttacacccacttgcCACTGGCATAAATGACGATGCAAGTGCTGGGCAACAATGAGTCAGGGACAACGAGCCTCCGTAACAGGCCAGCGGTCGAGCAAGCAGGCTGAGTCAGAGCAGGACTCTGCAAATGACTCCCCCCGACATTAACTCGCTGATTCACTGAgggcagaagcaggaagtcacatgagtaattttatatttgcTGCCATAGTGAAACCACATTTTCAAGAGCCACAGTATTTCCTGCCTTTATTAAAGCAAGAGTGTGCAGTGACCCCCAAACCTGCAGTGATCTCATGGGGCTGGAGTGTAGGAACCATGCAGCCTTGCTCATGTAGCAATAGGCAGGGCCGTCATCTCCTCTGCTCCCACCTCAAGCCTTGCTTTGCCACCTCCTTTTAGACCAGGGCTCTGGATTAAGGAACCCTCTTGATTTAACCACagtcccacactgacatagctgGAGACATGCTCTCTCCATTTAGCCCCAGAACAGGCAGAAGGTAGGCAAGCTTTCCCAACTGCCTAGCCAACGAGCCCTGAAGATAACCAATCTCCTGGGGCAAGAGaaggcccattcagtccttggtctctctgctgagaccaCCATCTGTGATGGGGGCTTGGTGATAGAAATGGCTGCTCACTACCCAGCAAGGTCATTTTGGATAGACACGCAGGTCTGCAAAGATAGTGGAGATGCTTGGAGTGTCATACCTGCAACTTGGactgactccacagctccatATTTTGGTATTAAGCAGGGATGCAGGTGCCTGGCAGGATAGGACCACTCACTGTTTGTGAGGCCTTGGAGCTTTAGCTCTCAAGTTCTAGCATTGCCCAGAACCCAGCTAGGTCACCTGCAGAGCTTCTGCCCTCCCAACTCTCTACTTCCCTCCCAAAGGGCACCATAGCTTTAATGCTGGTCATACTTTTCTCAGTAGGAGGACTCGCTCCACATAATCCTTCTCTAAAACCTCTCTGTCCACAAGCCGATCACCATAGACCTGCTCCACCTTCATCTGCAGCTCCGTCACCAGCTTTCGTCGTAGCCTCTCATCTCCAATCTGCTGGACCAGGTGAATCCTGCACAGAAGACAGAACCATCCGAATGGCTACAGACCTTTTCGGCTTAGACTCAGACTTATGAACGTCATTATACAATGTTTACAAAATAAACCCATAGAATCATTTAGAAAAATCAACATTACAGTGAGTGTAAATATTCAACAATCCTTAACACATGGCTCTGGGAGAAGGTGGGGCACTTCACAGAGGTACACCATTAAtaatgatgatttttaaaaagtagtttctCACCCAGACTTAAGTCCTTGCATTCCTCTCACAACATGGCCCATCTAGCTAGGCCTTCCTACCATGACCACCACCATAGTATACAAGCACCTGGCACATGAATGCTAGTGTTATTTAGGAGGTTGGCTCAATTCCCCCCATTTGGTATTGATTGCAGAATGGTGGATTTCAGAGCCTTGCGCCATCAGGTTAAAGAGGAAGGGAGCCACTGCACTGGACCTTCCAGTGGGTGCAATGGGCAGGACACTTATATGGAGCTGCTGAAAAACTATTTGCTTTACACTAGATGGAGTGGGGCTCAAGGGAGAAAGGAACCCCAACAGTAGAGAATACAGAGAAGAGGTCATGACTGGAACAGCAGGCCAGGGGAGCAGGTGGACAGAGTCATTAGGTGAAGCTAAGTCCATGGAGGGCAATTTTTAGAGTTGGTTGGAGATGAATAAGGTGCTACACCCAATTGTCATACCTGTTGAATTCTAGGAGTTTGTCAAGATCCAGCAGGGCTGAGTGGGTGGTAATTCTGCCCACATCAAACTCCAAGATCAGCTCCTCCAGCGTCCTGCCCATCTGATTGCCTGCAAAATAACCCAACAATGGCATCATGCATTCACTCCCATGGAGAGCTAGTATCACTGCTGCTCATCGTAACCAAGGAAACAGTGACACTGGAGGGTCTCGCTGCACCTGCTCAGTGCCAACACAGAGCAGGGAACTTTCTTAAGAGAAAGGCAGAGCCCTCACGGCAAGATTTTGCGCGATGCCAGTTTCGTCCTGAGAACAGACTCTGCCAACTTTTCTACCAAGTCCCAGCTACAGGCAGTGCCCAGGGAGTTCCTGCTGTTTTAAAGGGGTGACACTGAATGAAGTATTTCAGTAGACGTGCCGTTACCTGACTAATAATTTCCCCTATATCTCTAACACCTGCCCATGCAGCAGTCGGCCTGGAAGTGCCAGTGCAGGGTACCCGGGCCATTTAACAGCAGCACTGAATTGTTacgaaggtgggggggagggtgaggggaaCACTGATTCAGAGCATTACTGTGGAGCTTCATAGAACAATACTGCATCCCCCATGCACCAGACAGCCTGGAGAGGCCCTGTGAGCAGTTGGAACCAGGGACTTTTCCCTCTGGCTTTTTGCTGTTCTGATTCAGTTCTTAAAGAGAAATCATCCTCATGTTGCTCAACCCAGCAGCAAAAGTGTTCAGAGGCAGAAAGTTTCATCCCCTGGGAAGGGGTTAATTTGCAGTGGGGTTCCTAAGCCACACATAGGAAGTGCTGTCTTGCTGAGACATGAGACTGTTTGTGACTCCTGCAAAATGAGAATCTGAAAGGGAGTGACTGGCCCAGCTTCCCATGGACTTTCAGGTTAAACAGGCAGGGGAAAATCTTTAATGTAGTGTTTTAACTACTAATCAGAGAGCAGAAGTGTCCCCAACAgtccccagagcagctgctgctctcctgacACCCCACCTCCAGCTCTTTTCATTTTACAATGAAGCTGGTGCTGAATGGACAGTCTTGGGGACTGAAATCCTCTAGTGTGGGGAGCAGAAGGGCAAGCTTTCCTCAATCCACCCCACCCATGCTTTGGAGGGACCACCTCCATAACCCAttccctctctgctgagactgtcacCAGGTGGCCGTTAAGATCTGGACCTCtgcccactaggaactggactgaattTTAAACAGCTCCCCAGAGGTATCCTGACCCTCGTCACTCTTGGGGGAACTTTAGAGGAGCTGGCAGCATTTTGATTGTAGAGACCCCTTCTGAGACCTTCCTTTTTGACCCCCTCCAAAGAGAGCTCAGAGAGTGCTGAAACATTAATACACCAAATCTTTCCACAAGCAGCAAACGTGTCAAGTAACCAGACCTTGGGGCAGCTCCCAGTGAGTCACGCCTGTCCCCAAGTACCTGCAAATCCAGAGCCACAGTTGGTGACGATGTCCAGCAGAGCTTCCGGCAAGCAGCCATCTTGAACAAAATGTTCTAGAAAAATGTCTCCCTGCCTTTTGGACAGTTTACTGCCATCTTTGTTCAAGAGCAACGGAAGGTGGCCAAACCGAGGAGGGTCCCAGCCAAAGGCTCTGTAGATAAGAAGGTGCTTGGATGTTGAAGTAAGCCACTCAGTTCCACGGAGAACGTGGCTAATTCCCATGTGATGGTCATCCACCACATTTGCCAGGTGGTATGTGGGGAAGCCATCCCCTTTTAAGATCACCGGGTCACCTTCCACCATAGCCACTTCATGCTTGCTCCATCCATAGACCAGATCATGAAAGGGCTCCACACCTTCCTTCAAACGAAAGCGGACCACGTAGTCAGAACGCTGCGACAACCTCTCAGCCACTCGCTCTGAGCTCAAGTGTCGGCACCTGTTGTCATACCTTTTGGGACAGG
The Eretmochelys imbricata isolate rEreImb1 chromosome 10, rEreImb1.hap1, whole genome shotgun sequence genome window above contains:
- the EARS2 gene encoding nondiscriminating glutamyl-tRNA synthetase EARS2, mitochondrial isoform X2, which translates into the protein MLDWAGIPPDESPRKGGPVGPYQQSLRLELYKKASKFLLENGAAYHCFCTPQRLELLKKDALRNRQTPRYDNRCRHLSSERVAERLSQRSDYVVRFRLKEGVEPFHDLVYGWSKHEVAMVEGDPVILKGDGFPTYHLANVVDDHHMGISHVLRGTEWLTSTSKHLLIYRAFGWDPPRFGHLPLLLNKDGSKLSKRQGDIFLEHFVQDGCLPEALLDIVTNCGSGFAGNQMGRTLEELILEFDVGRITTHSALLDLDKLLEFNRIHLVQQIGDERLRRKLVTELQMKVEQVYGDRLVDREVLEKDYVERVLLLRKGHISRLKNLVAPEYSYLWVRPSVSREQLQTISAEVDEIGKLVIGLMEGQTAALTTEGLNEDLRGLQEQTRGTKYSSMMKLLRLALSGQQHGPSVAEMMVSLGPREVCERIKKVLSN
- the EARS2 gene encoding nondiscriminating glutamyl-tRNA synthetase EARS2, mitochondrial isoform X1, which produces MAPALRGAGPLLRGAPRWRGAGVSSRAGDVPCGAGVRVRFAPSPTGFLHLGGLRTALYNYIFARKNQGAFILRLEDTDQSRIVPGAAEGIEDMLDWAGIPPDESPRKGGPVGPYQQSLRLELYKKASKFLLENGAAYHCFCTPQRLELLKKDALRNRQTPRYDNRCRHLSSERVAERLSQRSDYVVRFRLKEGVEPFHDLVYGWSKHEVAMVEGDPVILKGDGFPTYHLANVVDDHHMGISHVLRGTEWLTSTSKHLLIYRAFGWDPPRFGHLPLLLNKDGSKLSKRQGDIFLEHFVQDGCLPEALLDIVTNCGSGFAGNQMGRTLEELILEFDVGRITTHSALLDLDKLLEFNRIHLVQQIGDERLRRKLVTELQMKVEQVYGDRLVDREVLEKDYVERVLLLRKGHISRLKNLVAPEYSYLWVRPSVSREQLQTISAEVDEIGKLVIGLMEGQTAALTTEGLNEDLRGLQEQTRGTKYSSMMKLLRLALSGQQHGPSVAEMMVSLGPREVCERIKKVLSN